DNA from Electrophorus electricus isolate fEleEle1 chromosome 5, fEleEle1.pri, whole genome shotgun sequence:
AAAATTCAGTGTGACACAATAActgatgtatatatatatcatgtatATCATGTGCATCAAGTTAAGTGTGCTCACACCTGTGTTATGACATTAATGTCACCTTAACTAGTGGCAAAAAACACAGcgacaaataataaaaacaaacaagtaaacaaaccaTTCTAGCAGGCCAAAATGGCTCATAGACAACAGCACTGTATTTGCATCTAAACTTATTCCAGTGCAATTGCTGGTTTACACGGACTGCTTATgcccattttattttcaatattttggAGTACTGACCCTGAATCTGACACTGTTTGAGGTTACATgtgtgcattatttatttatgacaaATGCAGATCTAATTTTTCCATTGTTCATCTCAAAGTGTTCAAGGTTGGATGCATTTCACTGTCACTGGTGTGTTGGTGTACCCCCCCCTAGAGTGTTTGGAGCCCACCAATAGGACATACAGGAGCACCTCAAAACCACTGCTGCTTGGATTTACAGAGGAAAGCGTTTGTGTTTGGCTCATAGGGAAATATGACAGTGAACAGGGGTGAGGCCGGCTCTTACTCTGTAGGAGCAGGGGATGCTGTACTGCTGACAGTGCTCGTTGACCCAGGTGTTCTCCCAGGTGCTGCGCTGTGCTTGCTCATACAGGTAGCAGGCCAGCAGCGTGAGCAGGGGCAGCAGGTAGAGGCCGCTGAACATGCCGATGCGGATCATGAACTTCTTCAGCTTCTCCTGGTTGCGCTCGTCGTGCTGGATCACCTGCCGCACGTGGTTCAGTGAGACGATGCCGGCCAGCAGGAGTGAGAGGCCAGCCAGCACTCCCAGGGCCTGCGGGGCCAGCACGAACCAACGGAGGGCAGCCAGATCGTACAGGCCCACGAAGCACACGCCGCTGATGCTGTCACCCTCCACCTTGTTGAGGGCCAGCAGCATGACGGTGAGGCTCCCCGGGAGGCCCCAGGCTGCCGCGTGGAACCACACCGCTTTCTTCTCGATGGCCTCGCAGCTCCATTTGGGCCCCGCAGCCAGGAACCAAGTGATGGTGAGGATGACCCACCACACCATGCCAGCGGTAGAGAAGAAGTAGAGCATCATGAAGAGCAGAGTGCAGCCTTTGCTCTGGCTGCCCTGCACCACAGTTGCAACGGCACCTGGCTGGGTGGGCTTGCTGCACGCCGCCTCGTTGCCCAGCAGGAAGCCAACAAAGTAGATGAGGGACACAATGCTGTAGCAGACGGCATAGAAGATGATGGGCCGCTCCGGGTAGCGGAAGCGCTTGACGTCGATGAGGAAAGTGAGGAAGGTGAAGAGCGTGGCACACAGGCAGACGGCAGAAGAGATGCCAATGAAGGTCTTGGCAAACTCAATTTCTTGCAATTTGAAGTACATATTGTCGCACGGGGGCGCACAATCCTGGGCACCCAGGAAGGAGGAGCCCTGACCAGGGCGGGTCTTCAGCTGCAGGGGACACCAGAAGCCCAGATCCCTGCTAGCTGATGGGGAAGCTTTAGGTGTGGTCATGTCCTTTACAGGTGGGCCAGGAGATCCATTTACAGAGTCACAGGGCTCCAACCTATTACAATAAGAAGAAAAACTAAACCAAATAGATTGGGTAAGCTAAACTTGAGTATTTCATGgctgaaaagaaaaaccagACTAATAAAATTTGGAAGTACATCTTTCACACTACTAAGCAAAACTCTATAAATAGGCACCCATAAAGGAAAACTCATCTTTTTTAATACCCAGTTAGAAAGAGACCATAATGATACTGCTCAGTCATTAAGACACCGAATTATACTCAACGAACACCCTTCTTTACCAAGAATTCATAAACTGTTGTTATGACATGTTAATAACTTTCTATATATACTTGGTTATGCACTAGGTGGCCTTATGTAACCTCAGAGTATTCAGAGACTCAGTGAAAAGAGTGCTGGTCTACAGGAAGAAGTTGGCTCCGCTGACCagcacatgcgtgcgcacatcCGTGTGGCTGATCACCTGTGACACTGGAGCTCTGGTGGCCAGCTGATGTCAAAGGTGCGCATGTCGCTGTCACAGTCTGCGAGGATGCGCtcacactgccccctgcagggCCGGAGCACATGTGTCTGCTCGGTGCACTGTGGGACAAAGGCCTGGCACAGGAATAGGTACACATCTGGAGAACAGCGCAAGGTAGCCAGTGGCATGAATTGCTGCAAAACAAAAGAGGTTACACTTCAGATCTggcaccatggaaacagggtaAGAGCTGAGCCTCAGGCATCACACATGAGCTTTTAAAGCACACAAGCaagaaaagctgaaaaaaacaaaacaaaaaaaaaaaacacccaagtTACCACATCTGCCCcttaaaaagagacaaaaagaaaatctcGTCTGCTTTCAAAGGCGGACACAGACTGCATTGTCAAGAGCCGCGGCTTGGAACTGCAATCTTTCATGATTTAATTTCTCTTTAAATGCTCCAGGGAAAATCAGAACATGATTTATTCACAGCTCCTGTTTAACTAACTGCCTAAAGACTTTTAGAATCTCTATGACGAACACTTCGTTCTATCATACGACTATATAATAAAAACTACAAACTATATTTCCTGCCTCAGCTATGTTTTTGTCTTCCTGGTAACTTTGCTGTATTTCAGTTATTAATGCTGATGAACATGCTGTCATAACTGTAGCATGAAAGCGAAAACAAATGTGTTGTTGGCCTTTTAGCAGGAGCCTTTGCTCCTATGTACCTGCAAGACGAACATTTAAAAGTGACAAAATCAACTGCTGTGCCCAAATTTGTGTGGTGTATTGACACAGAATGTCCCAGTCTCCTGAGACCCTGACTGAACTGATATTTGTGAACTGGGTCTCAAGTCGGTAGGTGAGTGTGAGCTAGATTGTGGCACTTTAATGCATGTCATTGTTATCAGTTATAGTGCAGGAACTGCATGTTAATAGACTATTTACCAGGGGTTTCACTGAGAGGAGCATACTTTGATCAGGAAAGGGGTGGAGTTAACTTCCTGTTCTTTAATCATGCTATTAAAAGTAACCCTGAAGAGCAGTGTTAGTCACAGCAGGACGCTGCACTCTTTCCTCGGTCAATAAACTTAATCTTGCCCAGTCCGAACCCCGCATCTCAGCGGATATTCACACCCAGGCAAAGTAAGCAAATCATCcaaaaaaagctgaaaatgttttgtacCAGAAAAAAATGCAAGCCCATTATATACTTGTACCCACACCCTTGCAAACAAATGATCCAAAATGCTGAAATATCCTAAATCTGTTCCAGAAAATAAATGCCAGCCTCATTATATAGCAGTGTATTCATGTGTCTGCTGTTCTATCTTTTTCTGCTGTGACACGTACCTTTGCTGTTGCCACGCCGACGCTGacaccccccctacacacacacacacacacacacacacacacacacacacacacacacacacacacacacatacacacacacatacacacacacatacacacacacatacacacacacacacagctggtctgcatgtttttttctctccctttttccttccttcctctgcTGTGGTGAGTTTTAAATCAAAGGCCTGAACACTAAAGTGACGAGTGCCATTCCCCAGTGACCAGAACTGCTTTGGCTCCCATTATTCGATACAGTAACAAAAGGAGTCAGCTGATCTTTCAGCACTCCCTGCTCACAAAGCCTGTGTGAAACTCAATCTGTCAGACATGGTCGAGAAAGTTCCTCTGCTGGGCAGAAACACTACACCTCTCTACAGAAGAGACTACAGAGAATACTCAGTACTGCATAGTTTATCTACACCTCTCTACAGAAGAGACTACAGAGAATACTCAGTACTGCATAGTTTATCTACACCTCTCTACAGAAGAGACTACAGAGAATACTCAGTACTGCATAGTTTATCTACACCTCTCTACAGAAGAGACTACAGAGAATACTCAGTACTGCATAGTTTATCTACACCTCTCTACAGAAGAGACTACAGAGAATACTCAGTACTGCATAGTTTATCTACACCTCTCTACAGAAGAGACTACAGAGAATACTCAGTACTGCATAGTTTATCTACACCTCTCTACAGAAGAGACTACAGAGAATACTCAGTACTGCATAGTTTATCTACACCTCTCTACAGAAAAGACTACAAAGAATACTCAGTACTGCATTTTATCTAAAGTTTCAATGAATTCTTCAAGTATGCAGTGCATGTTCACAACATAATCCACTCACACAAAGCTGTGCAAACAACTCTCATaggctgcttttttttttacattatttttacatCATATTTGCATTACATAAATGGGTCTAAATAAGTCTAGTAAAGCAAAGCATGATTTTTAAGTTGCAATTTTAGAGTGAAGGCAAGTGCATTGGTGAAGGTGTCATAATTTTGGAATCATTACCAGTTTCATTGACAGTCTCACCttttcattttatcattaaaatatCAATCAGAACTGTTGAAACGGCCCCACTGACGCCATACGTACCTGCATCTTATTGGCAGCGATGTCCTGGTCGTAGTGCTCAAGCATGTTTGGGAAGAACGTCATGTTGTAGGGCATGCCCTGGCACCACTGAACACGCACTGGCTCACAGGTGAAAAGGCTGTGAGCCAAGCACAAGTCAGCCAGCCCCATATACACCCCTAACCTCAGCCATACACGGTGTAGCATGGTGCTAGCTACTCCACCGCAGTCTGTTAACAGGAAAGCATCCGAGGGGAGGATGTTGCTTGGGGTTTGGATAATATGGCAGGTTCTATTCCTCCGGACACCACGATGTCATGGGCCAGGATCATGTCCGTGGACAAAAGCAGCCAGTCGGCATAGGGATCACACTTCTGATTGTTGCAACTGGTCACAGCGTAGTCTGAAACGTGGATCTAACCTGTCACACAaattgtattctttttttttctttttttttaaagacagtaTAGTTGTAATATAGGTCTACTTTCATGGATATACCGCGCTTGAAATAATGTTCGACGACGATAAAACAGCTCGGCTTCAAGTGTTAGACAAATGTGTATCCTTTGTGTTTGGCCGACTGGGATAACGCAGATGCTTCAGATTACTTGCTTGGCgagtttttctctctttgaaaACTTTCAATTGAGCGCAGTTTGATCAATAATTTCTGCAGCTAGACTGTTCTACGTAAAGttgcaaatattaaataatttaataaagactTATATTCCCCCCAGGGTGTGACAGTTCtatcatattttattatatagctTAGCAAAGGACTTGCTCGTACACACATGCTGTAGTGAACAGTTGGAATGTCGGGCAGTTTGATTTCAGTTCATGCCTTGACGTTGGCTGTCTGAAAGCCAGACACATATATAACTTTTTAACACGAGTTAGACACGAAAAATAGGGAGGAACACATCAATCCAAGTTAACTAGTTAACAGGTTAACTAACTGCATATTGGTTAagaatttttcattttctaataGTCACGTTTGATTCCAGTTAGCGAAAAACGTTTTCTTTGTCCCGCACGGCAACTTTGaagttttaaaggtttttaaaaaggcatattTATGGACGAAAGTATTCTTAAATTAACCGTAGTAAAACTAGTTTTCAGGTCAGTCGTAAGAAACACGTCTTACCTACCTACACAGCTTGCAAATGTAGATTGGTGTCGATATTCCTTCGTTATCTGTTCATTTTGTATCGTTCTGTACGCTACTGTATCATACTTGAGTAAATTCCTCTGTACTGTGCATtctttagtttaaaaataatcttCTTCAAAGACCCGTAGCACTGCTAGGGCCTTGCCAAAAGTCGGTTCGTACGAGTCTGTAGTTACGGGCTTCCTGAGGAAAATCAAGGGGTGCGTTCGAGTTACGTAAATTTTGTCCAGATTTTATGATCTACATATCATACACAGCAAGGATATCGAGACAGTAATGATTCGAAGATCAGCGAAGCTACGCAGATTTGCGTAAATAACACAGGATGTCAACTGGAACATGCGCAGAAAGTGCACGTTAACAAAGCGAACGTCAGGTAACGATCAACCAAGCAACATCGTAGCCTGTATTTTAGTAGTCCAAACACTACAAAGTTGTTCCAGGTTCTGTTAACACTGCGATAATATGTAGCCATGTCAAGTTCTAAAATATCTAATACgagagaaaaatacagaatacaACAGCGTAAAAAAATTCTAACAGAAGActggatgtttttaaaaatggcccCTAGAGGGTAGAGTAGGTTACAGCAATAGTTTGGGATAATGAAATTTGAAATAAGCCTAAGTAATAGCAGATAATTATAGTTATCCTGTATGCCATGCTTATAGCTTTTTTGTTTAACAACGGTAATGTGCAGTCTGCATATTTCAGTTCGTAGGCTACAAAAAAAGCTGGATTCCGTACTATTGCCATTGAAATGTTATAAAAGGCCATTGCAAGTAGGCTAAGGGAATATTAATTTACTGATAGCAAATACGGCGTTTAAGTAGGGCTTTATATTATTGCAATATTTGCAAGCACATAACGAACTTTTAGGCTACAAAACTAAATAatctacatttaaatgaacatcATATTGCAGTCGCGCTTCTCCAGAGTGACACGTAGAAAGTACTTCGTAGTCTATGCAAAACATATCTTCGTGTTAGCATTAGTGTCAAGAATACTATTAGTCTTTAGCCCTGGCTAAAGTGATAAagaatacaataaatattttggtTGATTTTTTTCATCCTTGTAAGGTCTAGGATGGTTCTCATTCTTGTAATGTATAGTTTGCTTACATTTGTGAGATGACTAGCAACACGTTAGAGTTTACGTTTCGACGCACCTCATGAAGCCATATCTGAACATACATTAAAGCTGAATAAGTTAAAAGTGTCTAAGGAATAGACATTAAAGCTACCAGGCCTAGGTGCTGTAATATGGCCTTGGtctaattttaaaaacactaccCACAGCGTGGATCGGAAACAATGTTTATGAGAAAAGTGATGGTTAAGAAGATGTTAGTTAACAATGGTGGTTTTCCTCAAGCACTCCAGAAGAGCGGGAGGGGTGTGCAATGGAAGATAAGAAGATAAGAGAGAGCACCACAGTTGGAAGATGGCACATTTCCAGGAGATAAGAATAAGGATAAAAGAAGACCCCAGACTTAAGTTTTTCGTTGTTCTCCAGGCGACTCCTTTGTTGTATAAATCGTAGGTGTCGATAAAGATCATCTACTAATTTTTATCTACGACACTGGACGCTgactctctctgcctgctgagTGTTCTGAGTTTTTGCACGACAGGTTTATTAATGTACCTTGAAGTACTAAGAGACTCAGTGAAGACGTGAGTCTTCATTCTTCATTTGAAGATAGCCAGTGTCTCAGCTCAGTCCACCACCTGGGACAGTCGCGATGCATGTCTTCAAAAATGCTCGCAATTtgatgtatatatttaaatgaggTTACAGCTTAAATATGGTAGTATTTTAGTCTTCGATATCCTCGAAGCGAATGACATTTTTAGCGACTGAAGCGGCATTCTCGAATCAGCGCGTTACATCAATGACTCCGCCGATCCTGGTGGAATCCCATGTTGGTCACGTGGGACGTATGTCACCCTGTATTACCCACTGTCATTCGCAGTAATATCCTATCTTCAGAGGACCTTTCCTTCAGCATATAAACCTTGAAAGACTATTCTTTTACTCGCAGGCAGTTTTTCTTCGTCTCGAATAAAGGTGTATGTGAAAAGACTGAAAGATGATTTTTCCGTGGGAACGACTCCACTCGACTCGCTGTTGTCTCTGCTGTCATGTTCGAACCGGGACCATCATACTCGGAATCTGGTACATGGTAAGAGTTCTGCTCAGATACAACCAGATGGTCACCGTTTTTTTAAGTCTGTGCCAGGTTTGATGCATTTTAAGGATAACAGGACTAAGTACACTATGAacataaaaatgtcataaaatagCTTAGAAGCCGAAATGTTTTACAGCCATGATTATGCAtttcaggacaaaaaaaaaaagtgtccgAATTTTTAAGTCACATAATGGGATATCGCTTCAGATCCATCCAGAGCATAAGAATGAAAGAACAACCGACCACACGAAAAAAATGATATAGcttatttatgttgtttgtaGACAGTCACGACCTCTGCTTGGTTTCGCGTTATATTTTacgttattaataataacagcGCAATACATTTATGGCTCCCGATTCCCAAATGCTAAATGTTATGTTATTTCTGACTTCGAATTAAAAGAGTTATTGACTGTCACACTAATACAGGTCCGTCATAAGCGCCCCACTTTACTtgtataaattaatgttttttgctgttgttgtttagtCACAACAGACTATGAGAAGAGCAGCGAGAACATAACACTACTCCTTTCATCCATTATTCACTGGCTTCCCTCAGTCTGTTTGCCTGATTCTCTGTGTAACAGGATCTGGCTGATTCTGTCTTGATTAGTCCAGTATTTTCCATTACATTCATTGTAACTCCTGCCAGATCATAATTTTACTTCATAAAGAGGAGTCTCTACAAACCCACTGTTTTCAAACATCACAATGGCATGAACTAGGGGTTATTTTGAGAACAGTTGATCTTATGTCGTTTTAACTTTCTGTCATAAATTATAGTTAATACCCATAGCCTGCAACAGTGATTTAGACTTTAATTAAATCTTAAAAGGTTTACATAAACAAAATTCTGATTGCCCTTGGTGTTTGACTGATATTCTTTACTCTATTGGTTGCTATATTACTAATGCATAATGCGTATTTCTTATATAGCTCCTGAAGTGTACAGACACTGTAACGTCCGTAGTCTCCACTAGTTCAGACATCAAGAGTTCCAATTACGTCTAAATCTGGTACAATTTCCCTGTCAAGTAAAGTGAAGAGACTTGAGTGGTTGAAGAAGGGAGAAGATTCCACCTTCCCACATCTCCGAATTTATTTGGATATGCTGGAGAAggaaaatttatttttgaaacacatttccttttctcagATTTCAACTCTGGTTTTGCTGAGGCAATAGGAAATGTAGTAGCCCATATAGTTATAGGCATTATATAGGCATGGAGACACAGGCTATTAGATCTACTGCTGAGAGCATCAGGATGTCCAGACTGTTCTGCCAGCTCCTGCGGCTTTAAAGATTAGTGACTTCTTTTAAAAGACTATCTCTATTAGTGTCACTCTGCTGAAGTCTCTTAAATaggataagtgtgtgtgtgtgtgtgtgtgtgtgtgtgtgtgtgtgtgtgtgcttgtgtagaTGAATCATGGCACACTACTCAAGGTGTTTCAGGTATTGGCGTGTGTACATCTGAGTTAGAACAGCTAGCTCATAGCCTGTTGATGGCTTCCACCAGGTTTCCATCAGGTAGAGTGTTGTGACTGTAAAGAAATGCACCTTAGCCCCTGATAATGAAGCTATTCTGTTCCTCCTGCTGGGACAACTTTGTCACTGCAGATAGCAATGCCAGCAGGAATGCTAGAGTAAATATAGATTATCTAAAATATTCCTCATAGTATCACAATATTGGAAGCataaaaaagagaataaaatataataGCAGGAATGTGCTTGAGTACTAAACTTTAAAATGTGTCCGCAGAATACTACTAATATTTTGGATTTATGTAGCACCTTTCACAAAACCCAATGAACTTTATATTGAACACGTTTGTCTATGAGTAGCCAGTGTAACCATTGAAGAA
Protein-coding regions in this window:
- the fzd6 gene encoding frizzled-6 gives rise to the protein MLHRVWLRLGVYMGLADLCLAHSLFTCEPVRVQWCQGMPYNMTFFPNMLEHYDQDIAANKMQQFMPLATLRCSPDVYLFLCQAFVPQCTEQTHVLRPCRGQCERILADCDSDMRTFDISWPPELQCHRLEPCDSVNGSPGPPVKDMTTPKASPSASRDLGFWCPLQLKTRPGQGSSFLGAQDCAPPCDNMYFKLQEIEFAKTFIGISSAVCLCATLFTFLTFLIDVKRFRYPERPIIFYAVCYSIVSLIYFVGFLLGNEAACSKPTQPGAVATVVQGSQSKGCTLLFMMLYFFSTAGMVWWVILTITWFLAAGPKWSCEAIEKKAVWFHAAAWGLPGSLTVMLLALNKVEGDSISGVCFVGLYDLAALRWFVLAPQALGVLAGLSLLLAGIVSLNHVRQVIQHDERNQEKLKKFMIRIGMFSGLYLLPLLTLLACYLYEQAQRSTWENTWVNEHCQQYSIPCSYRRTVAARPDLSLFLVKYLMTLVVGISAVFWVSSKKTCSEWAYFFNRTRKKDPISESRRVLQESCEFFLKHNSHVQHKKKHHKPGSHKLKVISKSMGTNTGAPSAITSPILIGTGNHHATTHSTEPELRGSSEASAREQTDQGNGSGRASSRGSRERSAALQAERRSKAGSSSRVSSRTESLRRVPEGRVKPSDLLEEVQLPVQHSSFRSPVLSSAPTLPEVAAEHSQSKDSSKSNV